The sequence below is a genomic window from Ignavibacteriales bacterium.
TCCTAAAAATCAGTCAGGTGGTTTTGACTGGCTGCAGTTTTATTCACATTACTTTAATTGTGTTGAAGTAAACTCGACTTACTATACTTATATCAGCCCAAAAATTGTTCATGGTTGGATAAACAAAGTACAGGATTCAGATGACTTTATCTTTCATATAAAACTTCATCAGGATTTTACTCACAAAAGAAAGTATGATGAACAAAGTATCAGTGCGGTTAGATTTAATCTTGAACTGTTAAAGAAATCTGAAAGACTTGGCGGATTATTGATACAGTTTCCTTATTCATTTTCGTTTGATGGAAATTCTGTACAGCATATTCAAAAACTGAAAAATATTTTTTCGGATATAAGCTGTTTTGTTGAAGTCCGTCATTCAAGCTGGAATAATAAAAGAGCGCTGGAATTCTTTGAAGAAGCTGACATAACATTTTGCACAATCGATCAGCCGCAGATTGGAAAGGCGATTGAGTTTGAACCGATAATAACGAATGATAAAGCATATATCCGGTTTCATGGGAGGAATGTTGAAGCATGGAAAAAATCCCTTGCAAATTTCGGGAAAGAGCAGAGTTATGAAGAACAAAGTTCGCGTTATAAATATTTATACTCACCAGGTGAGCTGGTTGAAATAGTGCAGAAGATAAAGTCGTTAAGCGAAAAAGTAAAAGAAGTAAATGTGATAATGAATAATCATCCGCAAGGTGATGCGATAGCAAATGCGTTTGAGTTGATACATCTGCTTGAAGAGAAAGATAAAGTCGTAATGCCACCAACTATAATTAAGGCGTACCCAAGGCTGGAAGAAGTTATGGTGAATTAAAAAAATAATCCCCTCCTCTTTGAGGAGGGGTGTTCCGATGAAATCGGAACGGGGTGGTGTAGTTATATGAAGCAAAACAAAGAAAAAATATTTAACAAAAAAGAAATTAAACCTAAAAGAAAAGAACTGAGGAATAATCTAACTTTTGCTGAAGTTATTTTTTGGCAAAATGTAAAAAACAAGCAGGTCGCTGGAAAAAAATTTAGAAGACAAACAAGTGTTGGTAATTATATTGTAGACTTTTATTGTTCTGAAGAAAAATTAGTAGTAGAACTTGATGGGGAAGTTCATTTTAATGAGGATGCTGTTAAATATGATAATGAAAGAACTAAGTTTCTTGAGTCAGTAGGATTGAAGGTTATTAGATTTGAGAACCTTGAAGTTTTGTCTGATATCGATGACGTTTTAAAGAGAGTTGCAGCATGCTTCAAGCAAAACACACCACCACCCCTGCTTTTGTCTTCGACAAAAGATTCCCCTCCTCAAAGAGGAGGGGATTGAAGAGTTTTTTATGCGAACAATATTTCATCTTGACCTTGACGCATTCTTTATTTCCGTAGAGAGAATTCTCGACCCCAAACTTAACGGCAAGCCTGTTGTAGTCGGTGGAGATCCTAAATACGGACGCGGTGTTGTTGCCGCCTGTTCTTATGAAGCACGTGCTTATGGGCTGCATTCTGCAATGCCTATTCGGCAGGCGTATAAACTCTGTCCGCATGCTATTTACATGCACGGACATGGTGATGAGTACACACATTTTTCTAAAGCCGTAAAAAATATTCTTGAACAGTATTCACCTCTGATTGAGCAGGCATCTATTGATGAGTTCTATTTGGATTTCACCGGCTGTCAGAAAATCTATGGGTCTATGTTTGCATTCGCATCGTTCATTCAATCTGAAATATGGAAAAAACTTTCACTGCCTTGTTCAATTGGAATTGGCAGTAACAAAACAATCGCAAAGATTGGTTCTGACTGCATGAAGCCGCAGGGTATTACATATATATTACCCGGGCTTGAAAAAGAGTTCCTTTCACCAATGCCTGTTGAAACAATTCCAGGAGTCGGTAAAGTACTTGCCAAAGATCTGCACAGCAAAGGATTCAGAACAATTGGTGATATATCTAAAACTCCGTCTGATTATTTCTCCGCAGCTTACGGAAAATACGGAGTTGATCTCTGGCGAAAAGCCAATGGTGAAGGAACGGAATATCTGACTATAGAAAGAGAACGAAAAAGTATTTCACGCGAAAATACTTTTGGTGAAGATATTATGAATATCGAAAAGATCAGAACATCTCTATTTTATCTTACAGGAAAAGTTTGTCACAGTCTTCGTAATAAAGAATTAATGGCATCAACAATAACAATCAAGTTGAGATATACAGATTTTGAGACAATGACAAGATCAAAAACAATAAAGATTACAGATGATGATAAAGTTATTTTTGAAATTGCCTGGGACCTAATGAAGAAAGCACATACACGAAGGGTTGGTGTAAGGTTAATTGGTGTTGGCGTAACTAACCTTACAACTTTTAGCGAACAGGAATACCTGTTTGAAGATTATGAAATGAAGAGAAAAAAAATGTTAAGAGCGGTTACGGGAGTAAGAGATAAATACGGATATAAATCGCTTTTATTTGCTGACGGAATGAAATTAAAATCTGAATAATCTCATCCGGGAGGCCAGTTCATTTTTCTGCCGCCAAGAAGATGCATATGCAAATGATACACATCCTGTCCGCCGTTTTTGCCACAGTTAATTACAAGTCTGAAACCTTCTTCAGAAATTCCCAGGTCTGAGGCAATTTTATTTGCAGCATCAAACAATTCACCAAGTAATTTGGAATGTTCGCTTCCTTTTAAGTCACTAACTTTAGGTATTTCAATTTTAGGAATTATAAGTATATGATGCGGTGCCTGAGGATTTATATCTTTAAAAGCTAGCACAGAATCAGATTCGAAAACGATTGCAGCAGGGATTTCTTTCCTGATGATTTTAGAAAAAATTGTCTCACTCATTTTCATTCACCTTTTTCGATGTCATACTTTTTCATTTTGTTATAGAGATGGCTTCTTTGAATATCAAGTATTTCAGCCGTCTTACTTATGTTCCAGTTATTAGCTTCAAGCTGTTTCAGGATAAAAGCTTTTTCCGCTTTCTCTTTAAATTCCTGGAACGAGTTGTTGATATCGATCAAATCGCCGATTGAATTTTTACTTGCAGAATACAAAAACTCTATATCTCTTTTTGTTATTTCAGACTTACCAACGATTATGATAATTCTTTCAACAGCATTACGGAGTTCACGGACGTTGCCTGTCCATTGCAAAGATTGTAAAAACTTAAATGCGTCTTCGGAAAACTTAACTGATGGCTTTTTGTGTTTTGAAACTATGTCATTTGCAAAATGCTCGATCAGGATTGGAATATCTTCCACTCTTTCTTTTAGGGGAGGAATATGGATCGGGATAACATTCAATCTGTGATAAAGGTCCTCCCTGAAATTTCCTTTTTCAATTTCGTCTTTGAGATTTTTATTAGTGGCAGAAATAATTCTTACATCAACTTCAATTTTTTTACCGCCGCCGACTCTTTCAATTTTTCCATCTTCAATAGCACGCAATACTTTTGCCTGAGCCTGTAAACTCATATCACCAATTTCATCAAGGAAGATTGTCCCTTTGTTAGCTAACTCAAATTTGCCAATGCGCTGCTGCACCGCACCTGTGAATGATCCTTTTTCATGACCGAATAATTCAGATTCAATTAATTCATTTGGAATAGCAGCGCAGTTAACTTCAATAAGTGGTTTTGCTTTTCGTTCACTCTTATTGTGAATGGCTCTGGCAACTAGTTCCTTACCTGTTCCGTTGTCTCCGGTTATTAAAACTCTTGTATCAAGAGGAGCGACCTTATCAACCATTTCAAGTATGTTTTGAATTGCTTTACTCTTTCCAAGAATTTTATTGTCGCCATGCAAAGATTTTTTATACTCGCGGTTTTCAGTAAGCAGGTTCGATTGCTCTACAGCATTACGGATACTGATTAAAAGTTTATCACGATCAATTGGTTTTTCAATAAAATCGAATGCACCAAGACGTGTAGCTTTAATTGCATTCTCTAAGCTTGCATGAGCTGAGATAATGATAACAGATAAAGTAGGTTTAATTTCTTTCACCTTGTTTAGCACTTCAAAGCCGGTCATTTCGGGCATCTGAATATCAAGCAGCAGAGCAGAGAAATCAGTTGCATTTACTTTTTCAATTCCCGCGGAAGCACTTGTTGAGTAATCTACATTATAGTCTTCATACTCAAGAATCATTTTAATGCTTTCGCATATCTGAAGTTCATCGTCTATTATAAGGATAGAATTCATTGTGTTGGTCTTATATAAAAAAGTGTTGGTTGAATTAATATGTGAGAAGGACGGACTTTATCATTTTCTTTTAACATTGAGCCAAACAGTTGTCCGAGTTTGTTGGTCTGCATATCACGCAAATCGATTGATGATTGTACTTTAAATTCCGCTTCAAAAACTTCCACAAAATAACCAATTAGATTTCCTAAATCAAAAATGGTTGAACCGTTCATCAAATAAGCTGAACCGAAAAAATGCGCACATTTATCCTTGTCTCCATATTCATTTTGCGGCGAATCAAAATAAAGATAACGGGGAAGTTTTTCGTTTTTTTCTAGAAAAGTTTTTTCATCCGCGGAAATGAGCGGATAATTCACAATGCTGCCGACTAAAGGTATCTGTATTGGAACTTCACGGTAGGGGACACAAGCAAATGCTAATGCTAACAATGCCTCCTGTGTATCACCGCAATTTTGTCTGACAGAAAAAACAAATATTGAATCAACGATCTGTAAATCACCTTTATCAGTGTTGCTTTCGAATGATGCTATATATTCGGAAATACTGTTAACATTTATTGAAAGTTTGCTTTGCTGGGGAAATATATCCATCGCCATAGAAAATATTGAAGCAACTAAAACAAACTTAAGAACGATTTTTTCAGGTGATTTTTGGAACAACTTTTTCAGAGATTTTTAGTAGCGAAAAAAAATAATAATTTGATATTAAAATAAATATTTACTTATGAAGTTATATAACCCGTTCAGTAAAAAGTATTCTCATCTTAAATAGTATGTCTGTAAAAAAAATAGTTAAACTTTTTCTAATCAATGTACTTATAGTAGTGCTAATGTTTATTCTTGCTGAGCTAAGTGTAAGGGTATTTCTGCCACAAATAAAATTGCCGGGGACTGAATCTACGCTTCTTCAAGACAGTATTTATTTTGATTCACAAGGGTTAAGAAAAAATGCAGTTGGTAAAAGCATGGGCGTTTTGAAGCAAACAACTGCAGTCAGAACCTGGAAGTATGTAAAAAATAATAATTCGAATAGAAGGACATTATTCCTTGGGGATTCAGTAACAATGGGGATAGGTATTGAGAATGATTCAACTTTTTGTGGATTAATAAATAACGCTGATACAAGTATCAGGGTATTTAATCCTGCGTTGATTGGTTATTCTGTTTATGATTATAAAAATATTGTACGAAAAATTCTGGTTGATGATGGAAATCAGAATAAGATTAGTGAAGTAATAGTTTGCTGGTGCCTTAATGATATTTATTCAAACGAAATAATTCAAAATGTTCCTCAGGCTACAGATGAAACATTATTGGGCAGGGTTTTAATATTCTTTAGAAGCAATTCGTACTTATACCAGTTTGTCAAAAATCTTTTTAGAGATAGATCGAAGGAATATTATTTGTTCGATGATAACTTTTATTCGAATAACAATAAAACGTTTCTGAAAGGATTAAAAGATCTTGATGAGATTATAACTTTGCTGAATTCAACCAATGTAAAATTAAAAGTTTTACTGCTGCCTTATGAGTTTCAGATAAGAGATAACAATTATCGAGAACTAAATAAACCTCAACATTTATTAAGTGAGTTTTTAAAATCCAGGGATGTAGAATTTTATGATATTGCCAAAGCTTTTGATGGTAATGATGAAAATATTTCTGACTATTATTTATATGGAGATGGGCTTCACTTTTCTGAAACAGGGCATAGAATCGTTGCTAATTACATTTTGAAAGAAATACTATACTAATCAATTATGTCTGAATTACACCCGGATTAAACTTAGGCATTTCAGGATTATTATTCGCAACTTCCAAGCACATTGATATCCATTCACGGGTAAAAGCAGGATCAATTATTTCATCAATCCAAAGTCGCGCGGAAGCATAAACCGGATTACTTTTTTCATCATAAGATTTAAGAATATCAGTGAGCAGTTTCTTTTTTTCTTCATCACTGAATTTATGTCCGCTCTTTTCTTCCTGTTTTAGTTTGATATCCATTAAAACACTGCTTGCCTGAGAGCCGCCCATTACAGAAATTTTTGCATTAGGATACGCAAATATAAATCTTGGATCATAAGCCTTACCGCACATTGCGTAATTGCCGGCACCAAAACTATTACCAACAATAATTGTTATCTTGGGAACAACAGAGTTCGCAACTGCATTAACCATCTTTGCGCCGTCCTTAATTATACCGCCTTGTTCTGCTTTGCTGCCTACCATGAACCCGGTAACGTCCTGTAAAAATATCAACGGGATTTTTTTCTGGTTGCAGTTCATAATAAACCGTGCAGCCTTATCTGCCGAATCAGAATAAATAACTCCACCGACCTGCATCTCGCCTTCCTCAGTTTTTACAACTGAACGCTGGTTTGCTACAATTCCAACAGCCCATCCATCTATCCTTGCGTAAGCAGTAATTATGGTTTTACCGTAACCGGATTTGTATTCGTCAAGTTCAGATTTATCAACCAAGCAGGATAACAAATCATAAGTATCGTATTGTTTTAAAGTATCCTCCGGCAGGATACCATAAATCTCTTTTGGTGAATGAAGAGGCTGACTGCTTTCAATTCTATCAAATCCTGCTTTATTATTTGTTCCGAATTTTTCTACAAGACTTCTTATCTGCTTTATACACTCTTCATCATTTTTCATGACGTAATCTGTAACACCGGAAATGTTGGATTGAACTTTTGCACCGCCGAGTGATTCATTGTCAATTACTTCACCAATTGCCGCTCTAACTAAATGTGAACCTGCAAGAAAAACAGAACCCTCACCTTCAACAATTAAGGCTTCATCACTCATTATCGGAAGGTAAGCTCCACCCGCAACACAAGGTCCCATTATAGCGGCAATCTGAGGAATTCCCATCGAGGACATTTTTGCATTATTGCGGAAAACTCGTCCAAAGTGTTCTTTGTCCGGGAAGATTTCATCCTGTAACGGAAGGAATACTCCGGCACTATCAACGAGATAAATTATCGGAAGATTGTTCTCCATTGCAATTTCCTGTGCACGAAGATTTTTTTTAGCGGTAACAGGAAACCACGCACCGGCTTTTACTGTTGCATCGTTAGCAACTATGACACAAAGTCTGTTGTGAATTCTTCCAATCCCATAAACTGTTCCTGATGAAGGTGCGCCTCCGTATTCACCGTACATTCCATATGCTGCAAATGTGCTTAGCTCATAAAATGATTTCGGATTATCAACTAATGAATTGATTCTTTCTCTTGCTGTTAGCTTACCTTTAGCTTTGTGTTTTTCAATTGCTTTCTGTCCGCCGCCGAGTTTTATTTTATCTTTTTCTGCTGAGAGTTTCCGCAAGAGTTCTTTTTGATAGTCATCCCGTTTGTGAAAGGATTCGGTTTCAGGATTTATTGAGCCAACTTTTTTCATATTGATAGATTTATTTCTTTGAAAAAGGTGAAAATAGTTACACGGAGAACCACTGAGAAAGCACAGAGAAACACGGAGATTAAGATTCTTTCAATAAATCCCGTGCAATTACTATTCTTTGAATTTCAGATGTACCCTCGCCGATGGTTAAAAGTTTTACATCACGATAAAATTTTTCAACAGGATATTCTTTTATGAAACCATATCCTCCGAAAATCTGTACAGCATCGTTTGCTGCTTTTTCGGCAATCTCACTCGCAAATAGTTTCGCTTCTGCTGCTTCTTTGGTATTCGGGATTCCGTTGTCTTTCATCCACGCTGCGCGATGTGTAAGTAATCTTGCGGCTTCAATATTGGTTGACATTTCTGCAAGCTTAAATTGAATTGCCTGAAAATGTGAAAGATGTTTTCCGAATTGTTGCCTCTCTTTTGAGTATTTGACTGAAGCATCAAGACAGCCCTGTGCAAGTCCGACGCTTAATGCGGCTATTGAAATTCTTCCACCCTCAAGTACTTTCATTGAGTTAATAAATCCCATTCCTTCATCACCGCAAAGGTTTGATAAAGGTACTTTACAATTTTCAAATGCGAGTTGTGTTGTATCGCTTGCACGCATTCCAAGTTTATTCTCTTTCTTGCCTATGATAAATCCCGGCATTCCCTTGTCTAAAATAAATGCTGAAATTCCTTTCTTACTTGCTTCCTTATTTGTGATTGCCATAACAACAGCTACTTCACCTACTGTACCATGAGTAGTAAACTGTTTGCTGCCATTTAAAATCCAGTTGCTACCATCTTTTACCGCGACGCTTTTTAACCCGGCTGCATCACTTCCTGAATATGATTCAGTTAATCCCCAGGCACCAATTTTTTTTCCGCTTGCGAGATCAGGAAGATATTTTTTCTTTTGTTCTTCACTGCCAAATAAATTTATGTGGTTGGTGCATAGTCCGTTGTGTGCTGCAACAGACAACGAAACTGAAGGATCAACTTTTGCTAACTCTTCAACAATTATAGCATACTCCATATAGCCAAGTCCGGCACCACCGTATTCTTCAGGAACAAGTATTCCCATGAAACCCAATTCGCCAAGTTTTTTCATTATCTCCATAGGGAATTTTTGTGATTCATCATACTCCATTATATATGGTCTGATGTGTTGTTCTGCGAAGTCACGGATTGTATTTTTTATTTCCAACTGGCTGTCAGTCAATTCGGAAATAAATTGAGTTGCTGTAATTTCCATTACATTCCTTTCCGGTTTATAAATAATTATTAATTGTCCCTCAGTAGAATCAGAAGGAAGATAGCACTGTTAACGGCGAACTAAATATGATTTTTAAAATTATCGACGATTTCTTCTGCTATATGGTAAGGGGAAAGATTTCCCAGAACTACTTTTTCTAATGATGAATTTAAGGAATTTTCTCCAACTTCACGCCACAACTTTTCACGAATTATTTCTTCAACAATTTCTTTTATTCTTATACGAGCCCGTTCTTCACGTTTCAATTGAAATTTACCCGATTCAATTAAATAATTGTTATGACGTTTTATCTCTGCAGCGATTTCATCAATGCCTTTATTCTCTAAAGCGATTGATTTAATTATTTCAGGCATCCAGGATTTTTCATCATGATCGCGCATCATTAAAATTGTTTTTAAAGTAGTAACTGCCTGCTGTGCTGAGGGTCTGTCACTCTTATTGACAACAAAAAAATCAGCAATCTCCATTAACCCCGCTTTCATTGCCTGAACTGCGTCACCGGATTCCGGAACAAGTACAACAATAGTTGTGTCAGCAGCATTTGCAATATCAAGTTCAGACTGACCAACACCAACTGTTTCAAAAATAATTATATCGAATCCGGCAGCGTCGAGTACATCAGCGGCATCAACAGCTTTT
It includes:
- a CDS encoding acyl-CoA carboxylase subunit beta codes for the protein MKKVGSINPETESFHKRDDYQKELLRKLSAEKDKIKLGGGQKAIEKHKAKGKLTARERINSLVDNPKSFYELSTFAAYGMYGEYGGAPSSGTVYGIGRIHNRLCVIVANDATVKAGAWFPVTAKKNLRAQEIAMENNLPIIYLVDSAGVFLPLQDEIFPDKEHFGRVFRNNAKMSSMGIPQIAAIMGPCVAGGAYLPIMSDEALIVEGEGSVFLAGSHLVRAAIGEVIDNESLGGAKVQSNISGVTDYVMKNDEECIKQIRSLVEKFGTNNKAGFDRIESSQPLHSPKEIYGILPEDTLKQYDTYDLLSCLVDKSELDEYKSGYGKTIITAYARIDGWAVGIVANQRSVVKTEEGEMQVGGVIYSDSADKAARFIMNCNQKKIPLIFLQDVTGFMVGSKAEQGGIIKDGAKMVNAVANSVVPKITIIVGNSFGAGNYAMCGKAYDPRFIFAYPNAKISVMGGSQASSVLMDIKLKQEEKSGHKFSDEEKKKLLTDILKSYDEKSNPVYASARLWIDEIIDPAFTREWISMCLEVANNNPEMPKFNPGVIQT
- a CDS encoding acyl-CoA dehydrogenase family protein → MEITATQFISELTDSQLEIKNTIRDFAEQHIRPYIMEYDESQKFPMEIMKKLGELGFMGILVPEEYGGAGLGYMEYAIIVEELAKVDPSVSLSVAAHNGLCTNHINLFGSEEQKKKYLPDLASGKKIGAWGLTESYSGSDAAGLKSVAVKDGSNWILNGSKQFTTHGTVGEVAVVMAITNKEASKKGISAFILDKGMPGFIIGKKENKLGMRASDTTQLAFENCKVPLSNLCGDEGMGFINSMKVLEGGRISIAALSVGLAQGCLDASVKYSKERQQFGKHLSHFQAIQFKLAEMSTNIEAARLLTHRAAWMKDNGIPNTKEAAEAKLFASEIAEKAANDAVQIFGGYGFIKEYPVEKFYRDVKLLTIGEGTSEIQRIVIARDLLKES
- a CDS encoding SGNH/GDSL hydrolase family protein, giving the protein MSVKKIVKLFLINVLIVVLMFILAELSVRVFLPQIKLPGTESTLLQDSIYFDSQGLRKNAVGKSMGVLKQTTAVRTWKYVKNNNSNRRTLFLGDSVTMGIGIENDSTFCGLINNADTSIRVFNPALIGYSVYDYKNIVRKILVDDGNQNKISEVIVCWCLNDIYSNEIIQNVPQATDETLLGRVLIFFRSNSYLYQFVKNLFRDRSKEYYLFDDNFYSNNNKTFLKGLKDLDEIITLLNSTNVKLKVLLLPYEFQIRDNNYRELNKPQHLLSEFLKSRDVEFYDIAKAFDGNDENISDYYLYGDGLHFSETGHRIVANYILKEILY
- a CDS encoding endonuclease domain-containing protein; the encoded protein is MKQNKEKIFNKKEIKPKRKELRNNLTFAEVIFWQNVKNKQVAGKKFRRQTSVGNYIVDFYCSEEKLVVELDGEVHFNEDAVKYDNERTKFLESVGLKVIRFENLEVLSDIDDVLKRVAACFKQNTPPPLLLSSTKDSPPQRGGD
- a CDS encoding DUF72 domain-containing protein produces the protein MPKYNIGTAGWSYKDWVPNFYPKNQSGGFDWLQFYSHYFNCVEVNSTYYTYISPKIVHGWINKVQDSDDFIFHIKLHQDFTHKRKYDEQSISAVRFNLELLKKSERLGGLLIQFPYSFSFDGNSVQHIQKLKNIFSDISCFVEVRHSSWNNKRALEFFEEADITFCTIDQPQIGKAIEFEPIITNDKAYIRFHGRNVEAWKKSLANFGKEQSYEEQSSRYKYLYSPGELVEIVQKIKSLSEKVKEVNVIMNNHPQGDAIANAFELIHLLEEKDKVVMPPTIIKAYPRLEEVMVN
- a CDS encoding sigma-54-dependent Fis family transcriptional regulator, producing MNSILIIDDELQICESIKMILEYEDYNVDYSTSASAGIEKVNATDFSALLLDIQMPEMTGFEVLNKVKEIKPTLSVIIISAHASLENAIKATRLGAFDFIEKPIDRDKLLISIRNAVEQSNLLTENREYKKSLHGDNKILGKSKAIQNILEMVDKVAPLDTRVLITGDNGTGKELVARAIHNKSERKAKPLIEVNCAAIPNELIESELFGHEKGSFTGAVQQRIGKFELANKGTIFLDEIGDMSLQAQAKVLRAIEDGKIERVGGGKKIEVDVRIISATNKNLKDEIEKGNFREDLYHRLNVIPIHIPPLKERVEDIPILIEHFANDIVSKHKKPSVKFSEDAFKFLQSLQWTGNVRELRNAVERIIIIVGKSEITKRDIEFLYSASKNSIGDLIDINNSFQEFKEKAEKAFILKQLEANNWNISKTAEILDIQRSHLYNKMKKYDIEKGE
- the meaB gene encoding methylmalonyl Co-A mutase-associated GTPase MeaB, whose amino-acid sequence is MISNTFIDNLISNNRRTVARAITVVETSNRKSAELLKQIYHKIGNAYRIGITGPPGAGKSTITNQLTKLYRGENKTVGIIAVDPTSPFTGGALLGDRVRMSEIGQDPGVFIRSMATRGSLGGLSKKAVDAADVLDAAGFDIIIFETVGVGQSELDIANAADTTIVVLVPESGDAVQAMKAGLMEIADFFVVNKSDRPSAQQAVTTLKTILMMRDHDEKSWMPEIIKSIALENKGIDEIAAEIKRHNNYLIESGKFQLKREERARIRIKEIVEEIIREKLWREVGENSLNSSLEKVVLGNLSPYHIAEEIVDNFKNHI
- the dinB gene encoding DNA polymerase IV, with product MRTIFHLDLDAFFISVERILDPKLNGKPVVVGGDPKYGRGVVAACSYEARAYGLHSAMPIRQAYKLCPHAIYMHGHGDEYTHFSKAVKNILEQYSPLIEQASIDEFYLDFTGCQKIYGSMFAFASFIQSEIWKKLSLPCSIGIGSNKTIAKIGSDCMKPQGITYILPGLEKEFLSPMPVETIPGVGKVLAKDLHSKGFRTIGDISKTPSDYFSAAYGKYGVDLWRKANGEGTEYLTIERERKSISRENTFGEDIMNIEKIRTSLFYLTGKVCHSLRNKELMASTITIKLRYTDFETMTRSKTIKITDDDKVIFEIAWDLMKKAHTRRVGVRLIGVGVTNLTTFSEQEYLFEDYEMKRKKMLRAVTGVRDKYGYKSLLFADGMKLKSE
- a CDS encoding histidine triad nucleotide-binding protein, translated to MSETIFSKIIRKEIPAAIVFESDSVLAFKDINPQAPHHILIIPKIEIPKVSDLKGSEHSKLLGELFDAANKIASDLGISEEGFRLVINCGKNGGQDVYHLHMHLLGGRKMNWPPG